The Candidatus Nanosynbacter featherlites region GCTCTGGTGTTGATGACTTCGCTGGCTCATTTGCGTTCATTGCCACTGCTGCCTGTTGATCAAACGTTGGCGTTGGCTGAGAAGCGCTGTCGCTTGCTAACTCCGCCGCAGGCTGGTCATTTTCCACAGCGCTCTCTTCAGGAGTGTCCGCCTCAGCAGCGCTAGATTCATTGGTCAATGAGTCTAGCTCAGCAACCGTAGCGGCCACTTCTGGTGTTTGCTCTTCTTCAGAGGCGTCAGCATCGCCGTCAGCCAATTCGCTCTTAATCCCCATCTCCAGAGCCATGAGCTCTCGATCGAGGTCAGAATTCATGCCAACTGACTCTTCAGCTGCTACCTCTGAGCTTGGCTCAAGGCTCAGCCGTGGTTTACCGCCAAGATCATTTTTCTCTGGCGCTGGCTGTGCATCATCCGTCGCTCCAGTGCCCATCAAGTCTGGGCTCACCATGGAAACCTCACTGTTCTCGTCAGAACCGTTGCTTGTGCCATATGAGCCCAATGGACGCTTTTCTATGGTTGCGCTAGCATTGCTCAAAAATGGTGAAGCCAACGATGACGAGGTTGGCTGCTCTGACGCTGCTTCAGCAAAGCTCGACGTATCCGCTGGCTGCTCAGTTGATGACAACGACTGAGAGATAGCACTTGCCAAGTCTGTAGTATCTAAGGTTGGCGCTGCCGTCTCAACTGGCGTGTTGCTTGATACTGACTCGTGACCGCCAGACATATCCATGCGTGGTGCCCGCACTGGGTTAACCATTGGATCAGCCACCACCGTGTTAGTGCGAACTGCCGATACTGGACGCGTGCTCATAGCAGCTGCACTCATTGACGATGGCGCTACCACGTCCATGACGCGACCAGTGTGCCGTGGAGTGACTGGTGGAACAAACACTGGTTTCTCCGTCTTGTCTTCAGCTTCGGGCGCTGGGGTTTTATCAGTAGCCTGATCTGCCGCAGCTGCCTCTGATGGCTCCGACTGAGCTGGCTCTTCTACAACAAACCCTGGCTGGGTGTTGGTAACTTCAGGACTGTGAGTAGCTTCTGATTCAGGTGTGATCTCAGGCTTCACTTCAGGCACAACCTCGGGCTTTGCCTCAGGCGCAATGAAAACATGACCAGATGTTGACACTGGCGCCGTCGGTTCTTCAGCTGGCGCTGGCTCTTTAGGTTCATTACTCTCAGATATAGGTTTAATCTCAGTTTTCTCAGCTTCCACCACAGGAGCAGTGTCGGCTGGCTGACTGTCAGTTACCGAAGTTGTTTCAGGTTTTTTATCATCAGCCACGGAAGCTATTTCGGTCTTTTTGTCATCAGCCGCTGGGCTGCCTGAAGCACGGTCACTGTCCTGCTGGCGCTGATTCATCAGTGAATTCACCGCCCTGTCCAGTTCCTCAAAGTCAATATCTGTCATTTCCCCTCCCGATTGCTGTTATGTGCTTTTTCTATAATATCGATAAATTGATAGGCGTCCAAACTAGCACCACCAATCAACAAACCATCGATTCCATCAATACGCAAATAATCACTTGCCTTTTCAACTGTTATACTGCCGCCATACAAGATTCTCACCTCAGTTGAAGCTTTTTTGCCAAACAATTGTTGTATCTGGCGACGAATGGTTTTAATGGCTCGTCGCACATCAGCTGGGTTGGCGCTTTCTCCAGTACCAATTGCCCAAACTGGCTCATACGCAATCACAATACGGTCAAACTCATCAGCCGTCACATTGGCCAAGCCGCTCAGTAGCTGGTCGTGCAGTGCATCAGCCGTTTCACCAAGGGTTTTTTCTTGCAGCGTTTCGCCAATACACAAAATTGGTTGCAAATGATTACGCAGCGCGGCTTGAACTTTCAACCTAATATCACGGTCGCGCTCCTGAAAAACATAGCGTCGCTCCGAATGTCCAACAATGACATAATCAACCAGCCCGCGCAGATGCGCCGCTGGTACTTCGCCGGTGTAATTACCGTAGTCACGCCAGTAACAATTCTGAGCTGCCAGCTTGATCAGTCGGCGATTCACTTGCAGACTCAAACTCTGAAGCGTCAAAATCGTTGGCGCAACCACCGTCTCTACATCACGATGCGACGAAATCATCTTCATCAACTTGTGCAGATAAAGACTCGCTTCTTGCATGGTTAGGTGCATTTTCCAGTTGCCAACGATTAACTTTTTGCCCATATATTCCCCTTATGCTTTTTAGTGTACCACTCCAAGCCCATATGCGTCTAGTAAACTCTCAATTCCTGGCAGTTTTTTTCCAGCCATCAGCGCCAAACTAGCTCCACCACCTGTGGAAACATGGCTAAATGCCGCACCGTCATGGCCATCCCATTTCAATACAAAGTCGGCTGTATCACCACCACCAACTACTGATAAAGCGTGCTTATTCTGGGCGATCGCCAAACTGAGACGAGCAGAGCCAATGGCAAAAGTTGACGTTTCAGCCAAACCAACTGGACCGTTCCAGACGATTGTTCCTGCATGCGCCAGCGCTGCAGTATAACGTTCAATGGTTTGCATGCCTATGTCTAACGCCATGTCATTGACACCAATATTCGCCACGTTGACTTCACGCCTCTCTTGACTGTCAGGGCTTTCAGCTACTGCAACGTCTGTTGGCAGTAGTAAAAATGCATCACTACGTTCACGACCAACTTTCCGTTCCACTGCTTGATAGATCTGGCGAATGACGTCGTGCTGACCTGGTTCAACGCGGCTTTTGCCCATATTGTAGCCCTTGTATTCCAAAAAGGTATTTGCCATGGCGCCACCAATCAAGATCTGATCAGCCTTGTTGATAAACTCATGAATCATACCAATTTTGTCAGAAACTTTGGCGCCACCGATAATGGCAACTAGCGGCCGCTTGGGACTAAGCATAGCGCGAGTGATGGCGTCATATTCAGCACGAACCAAATCACCCGCCACCCCAGGCACGTACATGGTAATTTCATGTGTACTGGCGTGTTTTCGGTGCACCACTGCAAAGCCGTCTTGCACAAAATAATCAGCTTGGCTAGCCCGAGCAATTGAGCGCGCAAACTGCGTGTCGTCAGCTTCTTCTTCAGGATAAAATCGCAAATTTTCCAACAAAATGACTGCACCAGAAGATCGCCGCACTGTTTGACGAACTTTATCGCCCACACAATCATCAACAAATTTCACTGGATAGTCCAACAATTCTGACAAGCGCACAGCGACTGGTGCTAAACTATATTTTTCGTCTCGACCTTGCGGGCGACCCAAGTGACTGATCAGCACAATCTTGCAATGCTGCGACAACAGATATTTCAAAGTGGGCAAACTGGCACGAATTCGTAAATCATCAGAAATCTCGCCATTTTCAAGCAATGGCACATTGTAGTCAACGCGCACCAACACTGTTTTATGGCGCAAGTCAACGTCATGAATCGTCTGTTTGAAAAATCGTTTGCCCACCCTTTGATATCCTATGTACTAATTGGTTACTCCAATGTCAAAACGCGTATTGTATCAGTTTTGCCAGCACCAGGACGGTGACCATTGACCAATACCAATGTTGCTACACCGTCGCCAAAGTAGCCTTCATTTTTCAAATCACGTGCCAAATCAACACCGTGACAGTTCTCTGGTGGACGCATATATACACGAGTTGCGTAGTTCAATGCCAGCTTTTGCGCCGTCTTGAGGTTGTCTGTCAGACTGATGATTGGCATGTTTGGACGGAATGCACCAATATTGACCGCTGTGGCACCAGTGTCTGTTTCCGCCACGATGGCGTCCGCGTTGAGGTCACGCGCCAAACGAGCGGCTGTGTAGCTGATGACTGCGTCATTCTTCTGGCGAGATTCGCTCTTCGCCACTGGCATGACGTCACTGTGTTCCTGAGTGTAAAGAATGGTTTTTCGCATTGATTCAACAGCTTCAATTGGATATTTACCATTGGCAGTCTCATCAGACAACATCACCACGTCAGCACCCTGAATGACAGCATTTGCCACGTCACTCACTTCAGCGCGGCTTGGCTCAGGATTGTCAACCATACTACCCATCATCTGAGTTGCTACGATCACCATCTTGCCGTGTTTGCGACACAACGTGATAACCCGGCGCTGCACAACTGGCACAATCTCAGCACCAGCTTCCACCGCCAAGTCTCCTCGCGCCACCATGACACCATCGCTCAACTGCACGATCTTTTCCAGGTTTTCTGGAGAGATGGCAGATTTTGTCTCAATCTTGGCGATGATCTGCGCTTCAGAACCAAACGTCAACAAACGCTGCCGCAAGTCAACGATGTCAGATGCTGACTGCACGAAGCTCAAAGAAACATAATCAAAGTCTCGGCTAGCCCCCCACTCAATATCTTCTAGGTCTTTCTGGGTCAAAATATCACCGCCAAAATCAGTGTCAGGCAAATTCAAACCTTTTCGGCTCATCAAAAAGCCATCGTTTTGAATCTCAACCTTGATGGCAGTTTCACTGACGATTTCGCGCACAATTGAACGAATTTTACCGTCAAACATATACAGTGGCTCGCCAACTTTCATCTTGCTGGCCAAGTTGTACTGCACTGGAAGATTGAAGCTTCCGTCAT contains the following coding sequences:
- the tpiA gene encoding triose-phosphate isomerase, with the protein product MGKKLIVGNWKMHLTMQEASLYLHKLMKMISSHRDVETVVAPTILTLQSLSLQVNRRLIKLAAQNCYWRDYGNYTGEVPAAHLRGLVDYVIVGHSERRYVFQERDRDIRLKVQAALRNHLQPILCIGETLQEKTLGETADALHDQLLSGLANVTADEFDRIVIAYEPVWAIGTGESANPADVRRAIKTIRRQIQQLFGKKASTEVRILYGGSITVEKASDYLRIDGIDGLLIGGASLDAYQFIDIIEKAHNSNREGK
- a CDS encoding phosphoglycerate kinase → MGKRFFKQTIHDVDLRHKTVLVRVDYNVPLLENGEISDDLRIRASLPTLKYLLSQHCKIVLISHLGRPQGRDEKYSLAPVAVRLSELLDYPVKFVDDCVGDKVRQTVRRSSGAVILLENLRFYPEEEADDTQFARSIARASQADYFVQDGFAVVHRKHASTHEITMYVPGVAGDLVRAEYDAITRAMLSPKRPLVAIIGGAKVSDKIGMIHEFINKADQILIGGAMANTFLEYKGYNMGKSRVEPGQHDVIRQIYQAVERKVGRERSDAFLLLPTDVAVAESPDSQERREVNVANIGVNDMALDIGMQTIERYTAALAHAGTIVWNGPVGLAETSTFAIGSARLSLAIAQNKHALSVVGGGDTADFVLKWDGHDGAAFSHVSTGGGASLALMAGKKLPGIESLLDAYGLGVVH
- the pyk gene encoding pyruvate kinase → MSKPIFKRTKILATIGPATMSQEKVSELMAAGANGFRLNFSHGSYEERTQQIEWIRTASREQDKPVAILQDLQGPKIRLGILKDNMLEVKTGDMLVLDSEIAEHDGSFNLPVQYNLASKMKVGEPLYMFDGKIRSIVREIVSETAIKVEIQNDGFLMSRKGLNLPDTDFGGDILTQKDLEDIEWGASRDFDYVSLSFVQSASDIVDLRQRLLTFGSEAQIIAKIETKSAISPENLEKIVQLSDGVMVARGDLAVEAGAEIVPVVQRRVITLCRKHGKMVIVATQMMGSMVDNPEPSRAEVSDVANAVIQGADVVMLSDETANGKYPIEAVESMRKTILYTQEHSDVMPVAKSESRQKNDAVISYTAARLARDLNADAIVAETDTGATAVNIGAFRPNMPIISLTDNLKTAQKLALNYATRVYMRPPENCHGVDLARDLKNEGYFGDGVATLVLVNGHRPGAGKTDTIRVLTLE